One region of Spiroplasma endosymbiont of Asaphidion curtum genomic DNA includes:
- a CDS encoding two-component regulator propeller domain-containing protein has translation MKKLLGMLGTITILGSAMSTVIAASPYPYFKKLNKEYTVTKIAGIEKAISSMAIDSQNNVYYGASNGLVYKLKNNEVIVSTINGIENNSRIESIIIDTNDNVYFATSTGGYKLNNNETIITKIAGIEDYVWLALIDNSNNVYFVSNNDGIYKLINNKAEKIPKIIGKILTFIVDKNNNKFYWILNKGIFLLKNGENNSIKICGIKGGYGFLTFVDNDNNIYIGAKKKDGYSLYVIKNNENWGTKIKNINTQVRSIATDNNNNIYIGTDNKGAFSLSTIELTKEKPRAKQINELKTNTGINAIAVDSQNNVYFGGGYDFGFYIIENNKKIKINEINNPVFFIISNQNKIYVSTIYEGYIIE, from the coding sequence ATGAAAAAATTACTAGGAATGTTAGGGACAATAACAATATTGGGAAGTGCGATGTCAACAGTTATTGCCGCCAGCCCTTATCCTTATTTTAAAAAACTGAATAAAGAATATACAGTTACAAAGATTGCGGGAATAGAAAAAGCAATTAGTTCTATGGCGATTGATAGTCAAAATAATGTATATTACGGTGCTTCAAACGGACTTGTTTATAAATTAAAAAATAATGAAGTAATAGTATCAACAATTAATGGCATAGAAAATAATTCTCGTATTGAATCAATAATAATAGATACTAATGATAATGTATATTTCGCTACATCTACAGGTGGATATAAATTAAATAATAATGAAACAATCATAACAAAAATTGCAGGAATAGAAGATTATGTTTGATTAGCATTAATTGATAATAGCAATAATGTATATTTTGTTTCTAATAACGATGGAATTTACAAATTAATTAACAATAAAGCAGAAAAAATACCTAAAATAATAGGTAAAATTTTAACTTTTATTGTTGATAAAAATAACAATAAGTTTTATTGAATATTAAATAAAGGTATTTTTTTATTAAAGAATGGTGAAAATAATTCAATAAAAATATGTGGGATAAAAGGGGGCTACGGATTTTTAACTTTTGTTGATAATGACAATAATATATATATTGGAGCTAAGAAAAAAGATGGATATTCTCTTTATGTTATAAAAAATAATGAAAATTGAGGAACAAAAATTAAAAATATAAATACGCAAGTCCGCTCAATTGCAACTGATAATAACAATAATATATATATTGGAACAGATAATAAAGGAGCTTTTTCATTATCTACAATTGAATTAACAAAAGAAAAACCAAGGGCTAAACAAATTAATGAACTGAAAACTAATACAGGAATTAATGCCATTGCAGTAGACAGTCAAAATAATGTTTATTTTGGTGGTGGATATGATTTTGGATTTTATATAATTGAAAATAATAAAAAAATAAAAATAAATGAAATAAATAACCCTGTATTTTTTATTATTAGTAATCAAAATAAAATATATGTGTCTACAATATATGAAGGATATATAATTGAATAA